In Streptomyces sp. NBC_00344, the genomic window ACCGTCACCCCCAACCCCTCGCTCGACCGGACCTACGAGGTCCCGGCCCTGGAGCGGGGCGAGGTGCTGCGTGCCACCGCCGAGCGGATGGACCCCGGCGGCAAGGGCGTCAACGTCTCGCGGGCCGTCGCGGCGGCCGGCCACCGTACGGTCGCCGTGCTGCCGCTCGGCGGGGCGCCCGGAGCCGCGATCGCCGAACTGCTGGTGGCCGAGGGCATCGCGGTGGCCCCGGTCCCGGTGGCCGGACACACCCGCTCCAACATCTCGGTCGCGGAACCCGACGGCACGCTCACCAAGATCAACGCCCCGGGGCCCGAACTCTCTGCCGCCGAAGCGGAGTCGCTGCTCGCCGCGATCCGTGCCCACGCCGGCGACGCGGACTGGATCGCCTGCTGCGGCAGCCTCCCGCCCGGCCTCGCACCCGCCTGGTACGCGGAGCTGGTGGCCCGCGCGCACCGCGCGGGAAAGCGCATCGCGCTCGACACATCAGGACCGTCACTGCTCGCGGCGCTGCGCGAGCGCCCCGATGTCGTCAAGCCCAACGCCGGCGAACTCGCCCAGGCCGTCGGCCGCCCCCTCGCCACGGTCGGCGACGCGCTCAAGGCGGCGGGAGAGCTGCGGGACCTCGGGGCGGGCGCGGTGCTGGCCAGCCTCGGCCCGGACGGGCAGCTGCTTGTCATGGAGTCGGGCGTGTACTTCGGATCGGCTCCGGTCGCCGCGGTACGGAGCAATGTCGGCGCCGGTGACGCCTCGCTGGCCGGATTCCTGGCCGCGGGAGGCGCGGGACCGGAAGCCCTCCGGTCGGCGGTCGCCCATGGGTCGGCAGCCGTGCAACTGCCCGGCAGCGTGATGCCGGCCCCACAGGACCTGGATGCCTCCGCGGTCACCGTGACCGCGGAGATACCGCTGGACCGCGTACTGACGGAGCAAGGGAGCCCCCGATGAGCGACATGATCACCGCGGACCTGGTCGACCTCGGCCTGGCAGCGGACACCAAGGAAACGGCAGCCCGATCGCTGGCCGAGCGGATGGTGGCCATCGGCAGGGTCACCGACCTCGACGGCTTCCTCGCCGATGTGGCGGCCCGCGAGGCGCAGATGCCCACCGGCCTGGACGGTGGCATCGGCATCCCGCACTGCCGCAGCGCCCATGTCACCGAACCGACCCTGGCGTTCGGCCGCAGCGCCGATGGCATCGACTTCGGCGCCACTGACGGCCCGGCTGACCTGATCTTCCTGATCGCCGCCCCGGCCGGTGCGGACGACGCCCATCTGGCGATCCTGTCCTCACTTGCCCGGCAGCTGATGAACGCCGAGTTCACCGCCGCGCTGCGGGCAGCAGGGGACGCGGACACGGCTGCGGCGCTGATCCGGGGCGACGCCTCGGTGGAAGCGGGCCCGGCCAGGAGTGACGCCTCGGTGGAAGCGGCCCCGGCCCCGGGTGATGCCTCGGCGGGGGCGGACCGGGCTGCGGAGCCGGGTGAAGCGGAAGAGGCACCCCCCGCCCCGTTCCGTATCGTCGCCGTCACCTCGTGTCCCACCGGCATCGCCCACACCTATATGGCCGCCGAGTCGCTGCGGAACGCCGCCCGCGACGCGGACGTCGAACTCGTCGTCGAGACCCAGGGGTCCGCCGGTTTCACCCGCCTCGCCCCTGCCGTCATCGCCGCCGCCGATGCCGTGATCTTCGCCCATGACGTCCCCGTACGGGAGAAGGAACGCTTCGGCGGGAAGCCGGCCGTGGACGTCGGAGTGAAGGCCGGCATCAACCGTCCCGGTGAGCTCATCACCGAGGCACGGGGAAAGTCGGAGCGCGGCGAGATCTCAGCGCCGGGTGCTGTGCCGCCCGTGGACAGGACGGGGGAAGCCGGCGAGGGCTATGGCACCAGGCTCCGCAAGTGGCTGATGTCCGGGGTCAGTTACATGGTCCCGTTCGTGGCGGCCGGCGGCCTGCTGATCGCCATCGGGTTCGCCGTCGGCGGATACACCATCAACAAGGCGCCCTCGGTGGCCGAGCACTTCGTCTGGACCGACCACACCAGCTGGGCCGCGCTGCTGTTCCAGACGGGCAGCCTCGCCTTCGCCTTCCTGGTGCCGGTCCTCGCGGGGTTCATCGCCTATGGGATGGCGGACCGGCCGGGTCTTGTCCCCGGTTTCGTCGGCGGTTCCATCGCCCTCACCATCAACGCGGGCTTCCTGGGCGGTCTCGCGGCCGGACTGATCGCGGGCGGCGTGGTGATGGCCGTCCAGCGGGTGCGGGTGCCCGCCGTACTGCGCGGCATCATGCCGGTGGTCGTGATCCCGCTGATCTCGTCGGCGGTCGTCGGATTCCTGATGTTCCTGGTGGTCGGGAAGCCCATCGCTTCCCTCCAGCGAGCACTCACCGACTGGCTGAACGGCCTCTCCGGCGCCAACGCGGTCATTCTCGGTGTCGTCCTGGGCCTGATGATGTGCTTCGACCTGGGCGGCCCGCTCAACAAGGTCGCGTACGCGTTCGCCGTCGGCGGTCTGGCCAATCCGACCGACGGCAGCCTCAAGGTGATGGCCGCCACGATGGCCGCCGGCATGGTGCCACCGCTCGCGATGGCCCTGGCGACCACGGTGCGCGGACGGCTTTTCACCAGGACCGAACGCGAGAACGGCAAGGCCGCCTGGGTGCTGGGTGCCTCCTTCATCACCGAAGGGGCGATCCCGTTCGCCGCGGCCGATCCACTGCGGGTGATCCCCGCGTCCATGGCGGGCGGTGCGGTGACCGGCGCGCTGTCGATGGCCTTCGGCTGCACGCTGCGGGCCCCGCACGGAGGGGTCTTCGTGATCCCCCTGATCGGCAGCCCGTTCCTCTGCCTTCTCGCCATCGCTGCCGGTACCGCGGTGTCGGCGGGCCTGGTGATCCTGCTCAAGGGGATGCGCAGGACGGACGGGGAGGCGCCGTCCCCGGCCCGAGCGGACGCCGCCGAGGACACGGCGGCGGTTCCGGTGGCTGCCTGACGGCCCGCCCGATGACGGTCGGCGGTCCGCCCGGGCTCACCAGGCCGTGAACTCCCGCAGGCGAGGAGCCGGGAAGGCGGGTGGGCCGGGCCCGGGGGTTGTTCCGCGGGCCTGGCGGACCGGGCTCAGCGCACCTGGGCGCGGATCTCCATCGCATGGTGGGCGGCGCTGCGGGAGTCGTAGACCTCGCACATGTGGCGGCCGTCAGGTGTCGCGGTGTGCTCGACCTCCCAGAGACTGATCTCCTTGCCGTCGACCAGCAGAAAGGCGTGTTCGTAGAGCGTGAAGCCGGCGTTCTGGCCGATGTCGAAGCGGCACTGGCTGCCGAAGGCCTGGCTGATCTGATGGGCGAACGCGGAACGCAGCAGCCGGGCCGTGCTCTCCCCGGGCCGATCAGGGTTCTCGGCCCGGCGCAGCAGCCGGCGGGCGTGGTCGGCCGAGCGGTCGGGGACGTAGGTGCGGGCCGCGGCGGCGGGGGCGCTCCGCAGGGCACTCAGGATCTCGAAGTCGCACTGCGTGTCGTCATCGGGGAACATCTCGGCGGCGTCCGCCCCGCGGATCCGGGTGACCGCACGGCGGGCTTCCTCCTCGGCCATGTACAGCTCGTGCTGCGGACCGCTGCCACCGCCGGTCTCGTACACCAGCTCCCACAGGGTCAGGTCGCTTCCGTCGGCAAGGAGGAAGGTGTGCCGGTAGGTCTCGCGGTGCAGCCCGGCGCCCGAGCTGTGGTGCGAGGAGTGCAGCGCACTGCTGTGTGCGAGTGCGGAGCCGAGCCGCTCGACGGAGGTGTCGGGCAGCTCGAAGGAGTTCAGGGCGCGGCCGAGGAGTCGTGCGAGGTGCTCCTCGGCCGTCTCGTGCGGATCGCTCAAGGTCTCTCCAGGCCGTTGCGGCAAGTCATGAGGTTGGGACTCAACGTAGTCCCTGGGTCTGACAACGGGGCCTTCGTTCGGCAAAACGTCGGGGCTGCTCGGAAAGTTCCCGGGAACAGGACCAACTCACTTGTCCGGCAAGTCAGTAGATGGAGTGTCAGAACGGTACAGATCGCGATGGGCGGGGAAGCTGCCGCCGGGGCCGTCGACGGACTCCGCGGCCCGCACGGCGCGCACCACCGCCCGGCTCAGTGCGTCCGCGCCCGCGGCCAGGATGTCATTGAGCGACCCCAGGTCCGGCAGTGGCCCGGTACCGGTCGACAGAGCGAAGACGGTGTCTCCGTCATGCAGCAGATGGACGGGGCGTACGGCACGGGCGAGGCCGTCGTGGGCCGTACCGGCGAGCTTCTGCGCCTGCGCGCGGGTCAGTTCCGCATCGGTGGCCACCACGGCGATGGTGGTGTTCAGCGGGGGGAGTGCGTTGCGCCCCCGGGCTTCGGCCAGCCGCCGCTGTGCCGCCTCGTGGACGGCCGGATCCGGATACGCGGGCCGGCCGGAGCCGTATTCGCCGTAGAACACCCCGGTCAGCGGATCGATGGGCGAGCCGACGGCGTTGACCACGGCAAGGGCGCCCACGACGATTCCGGAGGGGAGGGTGATGCTCGCCGTTCCGATGCCGCCCTTGAGTCCGCCGGCGACCGCACCGGTGCCGGCCCCGGTGTTGCCCTCCTCGACCGGCGCGCCGGAGACCGTACGCGCGGCGGCCTCCACAGCCGCACGGCCCGTCGCCGCGCCGGGCCTGGCCCGCCAGTCGCCGCCGCGACCCAGATCGAAGACGCAGGCGGCCGGGACCACCGGAACGACCTGCGCGGGGTCGGGGCCCACCTGGAAGCCGCGGCCCTGTTCCTCGAGCCAGGCCATCACCCCGGACGCGGAGTCCAGCCCGTAGGCGCTGCCTCCGGTGAGGACCACGGCGTCCACCCGCTGCACCAGGTTGCGGGGGTCGAGGGCGTCCGTCTCCCGGGTGCCCGGCCCGCCGCCGCGTACATCCACTGCGGCGACCGCGCCGCCAGGAGGTGCCAGCACGACGGTGGTGCCGCTCAGGGCACGGTCTCCGGGTACCTGTGCGTGACCGACCCGGAGGCCGGCCACATCGGTCAGTGCGCCGGGCCGTGCGGGCATGGATGCGTCTGCTGATGTCATGACCCCATGGGATCAGAGGCCCGGTCATGATCCGGCGCGATTCCGCCGGGAGTTGAGTGCGGTTCCGGCCGCCACCGTCACCGTTGCGACCACTCCCGCCCACAGCACCGCGAGCGGCCCGGTGAAGGTGCAGGCGAGGAGAGCCACCGATGCGAGGGGCAGCGTCAGCTGCTCGGCGAGCCCGCGCTTGAAGTGGCGCGCGTGCAGCGACCACAGCATGAGCATGAAGACCGCGGCGGGAATGGTCACGGCCGCCGACGCGGCGCTCGTCGAGATGTGCGACTTGCCCACCGCCTCCTCGACCGCCACCTCGATGCCCGCCCCGATCGCCGCAGCCGAGGTGAAGACCAGGTAGTGGCCGTAACCCCAGACGAAGCTCTGCCGGTTGGAGGCCAGATGCTGCTGGATGGGGACCGCGAAGTAGATCCACCAGGCTGCGAAGACGATCAGCAGACCACCGGCGGCGATCGGCAGCAGATCGCCCAGGGCGTCGTGCTCCTCCAGGGCCGACTTCACGGCCACGGTGGCCGCGGCGATCGACTCACCGAGCACGATGATGGTGAAGAGGCCGTACCGCTCGGCGATGTGGTCGGGATGCCAGGTGGTGGGGCGCAGGCGTTCGGCGAAGGCCGGCACGGCGAGCTCGGCGAGGACCATCGGCACGAACACCCAGGGCCGGATGCCCGAGGGCAGCCAGAGCAGCGCCGTCCACCCGGCCTGGCAGGCGAGCACCCCGCCCAGATAACGCAGGGCCATCCGCCGCTCCGTGCCCTCGGTGGACAGCGCGACGCGCAGCCACTGCGTGCACATGGCGAAGCGCATCACCAGGTAGCCGAGGACGCAGACCGCGAAGTCGTGGTCCACGGCGGCCCGGGAGATCCCCGCGGCCATGATCAGTACGCCCGCGATCTGGATCAGGGTGACGAGGCGGTAGACGACGTCGTCGTTGTCGTACGCGGAGGCGAACCAGGTGAAGTTCATCCATGCCCACCAGGTCGCGAAGAAGATCATCGCGAAGTTGATGACGCCCTCGGCCTGCTGCCCTTCGGCGACGAAGTGCACCAGCTGGACACCGGACTGCGCGACAGCCACCACAAAACAGAGATCGAAGAGCAACTCCAGCGGGGTCGACGCACGATGTTGCTCCGAGGGGCTGCGTGCGGTCATCCGGCGCAGCCGGCCGGAGGCGGATGAGGTGCTTGTCATGCGACCAGCACACCAGAACCGATGCTCCACAGCGGTCCGCGCGGCGCGGTGCGTTCCCGCGGAGGCGAAGAGCGGGGAGGGAGCAGCGGGGAGGAATGAGGCCGTGCGGCGACCGTCCGCCGTACCCTTGCCGTATGAGCACCGCCCCCGCCCCCGGACCGCGTGACGAAGAGCAGCCCCGGCCCCGTCCGAAGCTGGTCTTCGAAGATCCGCTGGACCAGCAGTCATCGGACGACACGGATCGCGGGTGGGGTGAGCGGGCCTCATCGGGGGACGGCGACACCGACCTGGCGCGTTTCCTCGACGAGAAGCCGCCCCACCACGTCTGATCCGACGGCGCAGCTTCCGGCGGTCGTGCCGGGTGTTGTGGCCGCTGTCGCACCGCGCGGCCGGCGCCTCCGCCTGGAGCAGCGTCGCTCCGCCTGCCGTCCGGCGTGAGGCGCGCGGATGGACGAGGCGGGATGCGCACCGGTGGTGCGGCCGGGGCGGCGCACCGGTGGTGCGGTGGCACGGCCGGGTAGCTCAGCACAGCGTCACCGTCAGCTCCGACCTGGCCGCCGCACCGGCGAGTGCGGTGGCGGTGGTGCGGGGGACGGTCAGCACGATCAGCGCACCGCTGTCGGACGATGACGCACCAGCTGCCGGCACCCCGGCCACCCGGACTCCCGCAGCCACCACCCGCGCCTCGGCTGCCGCCCCCGCACCGCCCAACCGGGGGCCTTTGCCCCCGGTTGCGATGACATCGACGTGGTCTCCCGGTTCCAGCAGCCGGACGGTGGCCGCGTCGGCGATCCGCACCGGTGCGGACACCACATCGGGGCGTGCGGTGTCCGCGGCGCCGGCCCGTGCCCGGCCGTGGTGCACCGCCGCCGAAGCGGCCCGCACATCGGGAGGCTGGGCGGTCCGGCCGGAACCCGGCGGCGCCCAGGCCACCAGTGCGGCGGCAGTGAGCACCACCCCGGACGACAGGGCGCGGTGTCTCCGGCGCAGGGCGCGCCGCAGCCGGCGCCGGGTGCCGGGCACCCGCACTGGCGGGAAGAGCGGCACACCGCGCGGCTCGGGTGCCGATACGACCGGTACGGGCATGGGGATCATGGCAACCACCGCCTGGTGAGAGGAGCGTGTCGGACACTCCTCACGATCCAGGCTGCCGCCGATTCCCGCTGCGGCCTGTGGACCACCCACCTGGTGTGGACAACTGCGTCACCCCCCGGCAGCCGCCGGAGGCGGCACCGCACCGGCACCGCACCTGCGCCGTTGCGACCGGACCAGGCCCGGCCGGACCCCAGCAGCCGGCCGTATCGATCGGCCGGGTCGATGGCCGGTCCGGCTCAACCAGGCCCGGCTCAACCAGGCCCGGCTCAACCAGGCCCGGCTCAACCGGTCAGGCACCACCCGGTCGGCAGGCCAGGTCAGGGCAGGTCGATCCCCGTGTCGAGCCCGTCCAGCGCGTGCGAGCAGAGACAGTCCCGCAGCCTCTCCGACGGCAGTCCGGCCACAGCGTCGAAGAGCACGGTACGCAGCCGGTCCACGTTGGCCGCGAACACCTTCAGCACCTCTTCGTGTGAAACGCCCTCGCCGGCCTCCGCCCCCGCGTCCAGGTCCGTCACCAGGGTCATCGAGCTGTAGCAGA contains:
- the pfkB gene encoding 1-phosphofructokinase, encoding MILTVTPNPSLDRTYEVPALERGEVLRATAERMDPGGKGVNVSRAVAAAGHRTVAVLPLGGAPGAAIAELLVAEGIAVAPVPVAGHTRSNISVAEPDGTLTKINAPGPELSAAEAESLLAAIRAHAGDADWIACCGSLPPGLAPAWYAELVARAHRAGKRIALDTSGPSLLAALRERPDVVKPNAGELAQAVGRPLATVGDALKAAGELRDLGAGAVLASLGPDGQLLVMESGVYFGSAPVAAVRSNVGAGDASLAGFLAAGGAGPEALRSAVAHGSAAVQLPGSVMPAPQDLDASAVTVTAEIPLDRVLTEQGSPR
- a CDS encoding P1 family peptidase → MTSADASMPARPGALTDVAGLRVGHAQVPGDRALSGTTVVLAPPGGAVAAVDVRGGGPGTRETDALDPRNLVQRVDAVVLTGGSAYGLDSASGVMAWLEEQGRGFQVGPDPAQVVPVVPAACVFDLGRGGDWRARPGAATGRAAVEAAARTVSGAPVEEGNTGAGTGAVAGGLKGGIGTASITLPSGIVVGALAVVNAVGSPIDPLTGVFYGEYGSGRPAYPDPAVHEAAQRRLAEARGRNALPPLNTTIAVVATDAELTRAQAQKLAGTAHDGLARAVRPVHLLHDGDTVFALSTGTGPLPDLGSLNDILAAGADALSRAVVRAVRAAESVDGPGGSFPAHRDLYRSDTPSTDLPDK
- a CDS encoding low temperature requirement protein A, whose product is MTSTSSASGRLRRMTARSPSEQHRASTPLELLFDLCFVVAVAQSGVQLVHFVAEGQQAEGVINFAMIFFATWWAWMNFTWFASAYDNDDVVYRLVTLIQIAGVLIMAAGISRAAVDHDFAVCVLGYLVMRFAMCTQWLRVALSTEGTERRMALRYLGGVLACQAGWTALLWLPSGIRPWVFVPMVLAELAVPAFAERLRPTTWHPDHIAERYGLFTIIVLGESIAAATVAVKSALEEHDALGDLLPIAAGGLLIVFAAWWIYFAVPIQQHLASNRQSFVWGYGHYLVFTSAAAIGAGIEVAVEEAVGKSHISTSAASAAVTIPAAVFMLMLWSLHARHFKRGLAEQLTLPLASVALLACTFTGPLAVLWAGVVATVTVAAGTALNSRRNRAGS
- a CDS encoding DUF6227 family protein, whose product is MSDPHETAEEHLARLLGRALNSFELPDTSVERLGSALAHSSALHSSHHSSGAGLHRETYRHTFLLADGSDLTLWELVYETGGGSGPQHELYMAEEEARRAVTRIRGADAAEMFPDDDTQCDFEILSALRSAPAAAARTYVPDRSADHARRLLRRAENPDRPGESTARLLRSAFAHQISQAFGSQCRFDIGQNAGFTLYEHAFLLVDGKEISLWEVEHTATPDGRHMCEVYDSRSAAHHAMEIRAQVR
- a CDS encoding PTS fructose transporter subunit IIABC, with translation MSDMITADLVDLGLAADTKETAARSLAERMVAIGRVTDLDGFLADVAAREAQMPTGLDGGIGIPHCRSAHVTEPTLAFGRSADGIDFGATDGPADLIFLIAAPAGADDAHLAILSSLARQLMNAEFTAALRAAGDADTAAALIRGDASVEAGPARSDASVEAAPAPGDASAGADRAAEPGEAEEAPPAPFRIVAVTSCPTGIAHTYMAAESLRNAARDADVELVVETQGSAGFTRLAPAVIAAADAVIFAHDVPVREKERFGGKPAVDVGVKAGINRPGELITEARGKSERGEISAPGAVPPVDRTGEAGEGYGTRLRKWLMSGVSYMVPFVAAGGLLIAIGFAVGGYTINKAPSVAEHFVWTDHTSWAALLFQTGSLAFAFLVPVLAGFIAYGMADRPGLVPGFVGGSIALTINAGFLGGLAAGLIAGGVVMAVQRVRVPAVLRGIMPVVVIPLISSAVVGFLMFLVVGKPIASLQRALTDWLNGLSGANAVILGVVLGLMMCFDLGGPLNKVAYAFAVGGLANPTDGSLKVMAATMAAGMVPPLAMALATTVRGRLFTRTERENGKAAWVLGASFITEGAIPFAAADPLRVIPASMAGGAVTGALSMAFGCTLRAPHGGVFVIPLIGSPFLCLLAIAAGTAVSAGLVILLKGMRRTDGEAPSPARADAAEDTAAVPVAA
- a CDS encoding RcpC/CpaB family pilus assembly protein, with amino-acid sequence MIPMPVPVVSAPEPRGVPLFPPVRVPGTRRRLRRALRRRHRALSSGVVLTAAALVAWAPPGSGRTAQPPDVRAASAAVHHGRARAGAADTARPDVVSAPVRIADAATVRLLEPGDHVDVIATGGKGPRLGGAGAAAEARVVAAGVRVAGVPAAGASSSDSGALIVLTVPRTTATALAGAAARSELTVTLC